One window from the genome of Pseudonocardia hierapolitana encodes:
- a CDS encoding DsbA family oxidoreductase: MPARLGNTIPAPAVDLAVKVEIWSDVVCPWCAVGKHRFEKALARFDHRDQVEVSYHSFELDPGAPPEQEGDLNDHLAAKYGMTRAEAEAKHRQMTAMAAEDGWDFHFDRARRGNTFDAHRLLHLAAERGVQDAVKERLFRGYFTEGEPIADPATLVRLGAEAGLDADEAREVLASDRYAEAVRADERQAQAYGITAVPFFVVDRKYGVAGAQPPEALLQVLDTAWAEAHPLQVLTPAGGDEACADGSCSV, from the coding sequence ATGCCGGCCAGGCTAGGGAACACGATCCCGGCACCGGCGGTTGACCTGGCCGTGAAGGTGGAGATCTGGTCGGACGTCGTGTGTCCGTGGTGCGCGGTCGGCAAGCACCGCTTCGAGAAGGCGCTCGCGCGGTTCGACCACCGCGACCAGGTCGAGGTGAGCTACCACAGCTTCGAGCTGGACCCCGGCGCACCGCCGGAGCAGGAGGGTGACCTCAACGACCACCTCGCCGCCAAGTACGGCATGACCCGCGCCGAGGCCGAGGCCAAGCACCGCCAGATGACGGCGATGGCCGCCGAGGACGGCTGGGACTTCCACTTCGACCGCGCCCGCCGCGGCAACACGTTCGACGCCCACCGCCTGCTGCACCTCGCGGCGGAGCGCGGCGTGCAGGACGCGGTGAAGGAGCGCCTCTTCCGCGGCTACTTCACCGAGGGCGAGCCGATCGCCGACCCCGCCACACTCGTCCGGCTGGGCGCAGAGGCCGGGCTGGACGCGGACGAGGCCCGCGAGGTCCTCGCCTCCGACCGGTACGCCGAGGCCGTGCGCGCCGACGAGCGGCAGGCCCAGGCGTACGGCATCACCGCCGTGCCCTTCTTCGTGGTCGACCGCAAGTACGGCGTTGCGGGCGCCCAGCCGCCGGAGGCGCTGCTACAGGTGCTCGACACCGCCTGGGCCGAGGCCCACCCGCTGCAGGTCCTCACGCCGGCCGGTGGCGACGAGGCTTGCGCCGACGGCTCCTGCAGCGTCTGA
- a CDS encoding class I SAM-dependent methyltransferase, producing MSDLPDDWHAWREQEDLARYDERFRRLAESGRNPHGEADLVASYAPVRVLDGGCGTGRVAIELARRGIGVLGVDADPDMITAARAKAPELEWVTADLADLDRPERFDVVVLAGNVVAYIAPERRARAVAACIAHLAPGGRLVAGFRLRPGWPTPDDHDRWCAAAGAVPEDRFATWERDPYAAGDYVVSVHRRDQGAAAT from the coding sequence ATGTCCGACCTTCCCGACGACTGGCATGCCTGGCGCGAGCAGGAGGACCTCGCCCGCTACGACGAGCGTTTCCGGCGGCTGGCCGAGTCGGGGCGGAACCCGCACGGTGAGGCCGACCTCGTGGCCTCCTACGCACCGGTCCGGGTGCTCGACGGCGGGTGCGGCACCGGACGGGTCGCGATCGAGCTGGCCCGGCGCGGGATCGGAGTGCTGGGCGTGGACGCCGACCCCGACATGATCACCGCCGCCCGTGCGAAGGCCCCCGAGCTGGAGTGGGTCACCGCGGACCTCGCCGACCTCGACCGGCCGGAGCGGTTCGACGTGGTGGTGCTCGCCGGCAACGTCGTGGCGTACATCGCACCCGAACGGCGGGCGCGCGCGGTGGCGGCGTGCATCGCGCACCTCGCGCCCGGCGGCCGGCTCGTCGCGGGCTTCCGGCTGCGGCCGGGCTGGCCCACCCCGGACGACCACGACCGGTGGTGCGCCGCGGCCGGCGCCGTGCCGGAGGACCGGTTCGCCACCTGGGAACGTGATCCCTACGCGGCGGGCGACTACGTCGTGTCGGTGCACCGGCGCGATCAGGGGGCGGCGGCCACCTGA
- a CDS encoding SDR family NAD(P)-dependent oxidoreductase: MTETVLVLGGRSEIGLAVAKRLAAGNTVVLAARRSADLDAEEKLLREAGAAVDRVEFDADDLDAHRAVLLDVVRRHGRLDVVVVAFGILGDQARAERDPAHAVEIVHTDYVAHVMLLLHLAAILREQGRGTMVVFSSVAGARVRRANFVYGSAKAGLDGFASGLADSLHGSGVRLLLVRPGFVIGRMTEGMTPAPFSSKPDQVADATVAALRAGRGEVWVPRVLRPVFAVLRHAPRALWRRMPR; this comes from the coding sequence GTGACGGAAACAGTGCTGGTGCTCGGGGGTCGCAGCGAGATCGGGCTGGCCGTGGCGAAGCGGCTCGCCGCCGGGAACACCGTCGTGCTCGCGGCCCGGCGCAGTGCCGACCTCGACGCCGAGGAGAAGCTGCTGCGCGAGGCCGGGGCGGCGGTCGACCGCGTCGAGTTCGACGCCGACGACCTGGACGCCCACCGCGCCGTGCTGCTGGACGTCGTGCGTCGCCACGGCAGGCTCGACGTCGTCGTGGTCGCCTTCGGGATCCTCGGCGACCAGGCCCGCGCCGAGCGCGACCCGGCGCACGCCGTGGAGATCGTGCACACCGACTACGTCGCGCACGTGATGCTGCTCCTGCACCTCGCCGCGATCCTGCGGGAGCAGGGGCGCGGCACGATGGTCGTGTTCTCCTCCGTGGCGGGTGCACGGGTGCGCCGGGCCAACTTCGTGTACGGCTCGGCGAAGGCGGGCCTCGACGGGTTCGCGAGCGGGCTCGCCGACTCCCTGCACGGCAGCGGTGTGCGGTTGCTGCTGGTCCGGCCGGGTTTCGTGATCGGCCGGATGACCGAGGGGATGACTCCGGCGCCGTTCTCGTCCAAGCCGGACCAGGTCGCCGATGCCACGGTCGCCGCCCTGCGGGCGGGCCGGGGTGAGGTGTGGGTGCCGAGGGTGTTGCGGCCCGTGTTCGCGGTGCTGCGGCACGCGCCGCGGGCGCTGTGGCGGCGCATGCCCCGGTAG
- a CDS encoding phosphotransferase has protein sequence MPTTPGSAAPSSPSYGGVREPGGTGDPAYLDNERRALEHLERAGVALAPLILTSDVGVVLMTDMGTGPSVQDLLIADASTPAERGLVALASAASRVHAARGSERFRAARRVPFLDDPLGSWSDLCAAADDLGFPSPAHACADAEALAGALADERFRGFTHGDLTPSNAVVIDGEARIFDFEGAGVRHLGIDAGCLRLSFPQYGRWAVLPGPVLARMDRAYRAELVEGRPAVADDAVYERLMAEGCLAWAVVRASRLRLIASADQASDGAPRSCTRSPPRPIPPGPLGSIPR, from the coding sequence ATGCCGACTACCCCGGGATCGGCCGCTCCGTCATCGCCGAGCTACGGCGGCGTGCGGGAGCCGGGTGGAACGGGGGATCCCGCGTACCTCGACAACGAGCGCCGCGCGCTCGAACACCTCGAGCGGGCCGGCGTCGCACTCGCGCCGCTCATCCTGACCAGCGACGTCGGTGTCGTCCTCATGACCGACATGGGCACGGGGCCGTCGGTGCAGGATCTGCTGATCGCCGACGCCTCGACGCCGGCCGAGCGCGGACTCGTCGCGCTGGCGTCCGCGGCCAGCAGGGTGCACGCGGCGCGCGGTTCCGAGCGGTTCAGGGCGGCTCGCCGCGTGCCGTTCCTCGACGATCCGCTCGGCTCGTGGAGCGACCTGTGTGCCGCTGCCGACGACCTGGGCTTCCCATCACCCGCGCACGCCTGCGCCGATGCGGAGGCTCTGGCGGGGGCGCTGGCCGACGAACGGTTCCGCGGCTTCACCCACGGCGACCTGACGCCGAGCAACGCCGTGGTGATCGATGGAGAAGCGCGGATCTTCGACTTCGAAGGGGCCGGCGTCCGCCATCTCGGGATCGATGCCGGGTGCCTCCGATTGTCGTTCCCCCAGTACGGGCGCTGGGCCGTCCTGCCGGGCCCGGTGCTGGCGAGGATGGACCGGGCCTACCGCGCCGAGCTGGTCGAGGGGCGCCCCGCCGTCGCGGACGACGCGGTGTACGAGCGGCTGATGGCCGAGGGCTGCCTCGCCTGGGCGGTCGTCCGGGCCTCGAGGCTGCGGCTGATCGCGTCCGCTGATCAAGCGTCCGACGGCGCACCCAGATCGTGCACACGCTCACCGCCGCGACCGATACCGCCGGGCCCACTGGGCTCTATCCCGCGCTGA
- a CDS encoding ROK family transcriptional regulator produces MEGRRGTNLPRVADFNQAVILDAIRHAPDGLSRVELAELTGLSAQSVSNITRRLLDRELITEAGTLVQAGRGKPRTLLRLHPTGHFAIGVHIDPTVTTVALLDLVGDVVASVRTLPASATSPPELVTAIVEAASGLVTSTGIDAGRVLGMGIAAPGPLDPGTGVVLEPPLLPEWTRVGLRKLLHEATGYPVVLHKDAAAAALAELWRGSATALADFVFLYLGTGLGAGLVIGGELLGGSTDNAGEIGHLIVDADGPRCRCGQRGCVGPACMPRTLVAEAADAGLLPPLPPDAGDREIDELFTRMCRLAAARPILERSAARLARGAATIANLLDVRAVVVGGPIWDRISEVFLPILRDTLLTTTEARHVHPVATLGSSLGPDVGAIGAGCLVLEHSFSTRPSTLLLGPRDDQVAAAP; encoded by the coding sequence ATGGAGGGCAGGCGCGGTACCAACCTGCCGCGCGTCGCCGACTTCAACCAGGCCGTGATCCTCGACGCCATCCGCCACGCCCCCGACGGCCTGTCCCGGGTGGAGCTCGCCGAGCTCACCGGCCTCTCCGCGCAGTCGGTCTCCAACATCACCCGGCGGCTGCTGGACCGCGAGCTCATCACGGAGGCGGGCACGCTCGTCCAGGCCGGCCGGGGCAAGCCACGCACCCTGCTGCGGCTGCACCCCACCGGGCACTTCGCGATCGGCGTGCACATCGACCCCACCGTCACGACGGTCGCACTGCTCGACCTCGTCGGCGACGTCGTGGCATCGGTCCGCACGCTGCCTGCGTCGGCGACGTCACCGCCCGAGCTGGTCACCGCGATCGTCGAGGCCGCCTCCGGGTTGGTCACGTCCACCGGGATCGACGCCGGCCGCGTCCTGGGTATGGGCATCGCCGCGCCCGGCCCGCTCGACCCGGGCACCGGCGTCGTGCTGGAGCCGCCGCTGCTGCCGGAGTGGACGCGCGTCGGCCTGCGGAAGCTGCTGCACGAGGCCACCGGTTACCCGGTGGTGCTGCACAAGGACGCGGCCGCCGCTGCGCTGGCCGAGCTGTGGCGCGGCTCGGCCACCGCCCTCGCGGACTTCGTGTTCCTCTACCTGGGCACCGGGCTCGGGGCAGGGCTCGTGATCGGCGGCGAGCTGCTCGGCGGGAGCACGGACAACGCGGGCGAGATCGGGCACCTGATCGTCGACGCCGACGGGCCGCGCTGCCGCTGCGGCCAGCGCGGCTGCGTCGGGCCGGCGTGCATGCCGCGCACCCTCGTGGCCGAGGCCGCCGACGCGGGCCTGCTCCCCCCGCTCCCGCCGGACGCAGGCGACCGCGAGATCGACGAGCTGTTCACCAGGATGTGCCGGCTGGCCGCGGCCCGGCCCATCCTCGAGCGGAGCGCGGCACGGCTGGCACGCGGCGCGGCCACCATCGCCAACCTGCTCGACGTGCGCGCCGTCGTGGTCGGCGGACCGATCTGGGACCGGATCAGCGAGGTCTTCCTGCCGATCCTGCGTGACACGCTGCTCACCACCACCGAGGCCCGCCACGTGCACCCCGTCGCGACGCTGGGCAGCTCGCTCGGCCCGGACGTCGGCGCGATCGGCGCCGGGTGCCTCGTGCTCGAGCACTCCTTCTCCACCCGGCCGTCCACGCTGCTGCTCGGGCCCCGGGACGATCAGGTGGCCGCCGCCCCCTGA
- a CDS encoding ABC transporter permease subunit, which yields MVGRARTVVAAVAAFVLLVVLWELVKLALPGDGVLIGDTRVLPRTDDSAMPHVWTVLGRLLEPEVAGAADARTVGAAVASGALFTLGLALGGLVLGGVLGMLLALAMQRFGLLERAALPYVVASQTVPLIAIAPLVAGWGGKIAIMGWSWQPWASVMVISSYLAFFPIAVGMLRGLNAPAKADVELFRTLAAGWWTTLLRLRLPTSVPFLLPAVRLAAAAAVVGAIVAEISTGTRGGIGRLIIEYAQSATGDPSRLYTAILGAAALGLLAAGAVGLLDVALRRYRGSVR from the coding sequence ATGGTCGGTCGGGCGCGCACGGTCGTCGCTGCGGTGGCGGCGTTCGTGTTGCTGGTGGTGCTGTGGGAGCTGGTCAAGCTCGCGCTGCCCGGCGACGGCGTGCTGATCGGCGACACCCGGGTCCTGCCCCGCACCGATGACTCGGCCATGCCGCACGTCTGGACCGTGCTCGGGCGGCTCCTCGAGCCGGAGGTGGCCGGTGCGGCCGACGCGCGCACGGTGGGCGCGGCCGTCGCGTCGGGGGCGCTGTTCACCCTCGGCCTCGCGCTGGGCGGGCTGGTGCTCGGCGGGGTGCTCGGGATGCTGCTGGCGCTGGCCATGCAGCGGTTCGGGTTGCTGGAGCGCGCGGCCCTGCCCTACGTCGTCGCGTCGCAGACGGTGCCGCTGATCGCGATCGCCCCGCTCGTGGCCGGGTGGGGCGGCAAGATCGCGATCATGGGCTGGTCGTGGCAGCCGTGGGCGAGTGTCATGGTGATCTCGTCGTACCTGGCGTTCTTCCCGATCGCCGTCGGGATGCTCCGCGGCCTGAACGCGCCCGCGAAGGCCGACGTCGAGCTGTTCCGCACCCTCGCCGCCGGCTGGTGGACCACGCTGCTGCGGCTGCGGCTGCCCACGTCGGTGCCGTTCCTGCTCCCGGCGGTGCGGCTCGCGGCGGCCGCGGCCGTGGTCGGGGCGATCGTCGCGGAGATCTCCACCGGCACGCGCGGCGGGATCGGCCGCCTGATCATCGAGTACGCGCAGTCGGCCACCGGTGACCCGTCGCGCCTCTACACCGCGATCCTCGGCGCCGCCGCGCTCGGGCTCCTCGCGGCGGGCGCGGTCGGTCTGCTGGACGTCGCACTGCGCCGGTACCGGGGGAGTGTCCGATGA
- a CDS encoding DEAD/DEAH box helicase: MIENEHELDQPSFSDLPRFSDLPLREELLREVEELGYQYPSPIQAQSIAPLVEGRDLLGQAATGTGKTAAFALPMLERLAEQRSEQGRGDAPFGLVLTPTRELALQVAEAVTRYGRGLRARVVTVYGGAPAGPQWKALQQGVDVVVATPGRAIDLMNRGALRLDELETVVLDEADEMLDMGFVEDIETLLDATPDTRQAVLFSATMPRRIETLAQKYLREPVTVRIRREAVPEGEAPKVRQTAYLVPRTHTTAALGRVLEAERPTAAIVFCRTRLDVDAVTETLTARGLRAEALHGGMDQEHRTRVVERLRSGRTELLVATDVAARGLDIDLLTHVVNHDVPQSSEAYVHRIGRVGRAGREGVAITLVPPSKVHAMRAVERLTGQPIEFAPVPTAADLRAARLERTAAALRERLVDDLRDEESGDGVREMLAGLAGEFDPVDVAAAAVRLLQAATGAPDDAEDIPVVTPRSGERREPRGRGGAAGTRPPKAGTTRLFVNAGRSNGVRPQDIVGALANESSLSGRDIGAIQIHERHALVEIPEHAADDVLRSLRGGTTLKGRRTNIRRDRGFATAGGRGRRD, translated from the coding sequence TTGATCGAGAACGAGCACGAGCTCGACCAGCCCAGCTTCTCCGACCTCCCCCGCTTCTCGGATCTGCCACTGCGCGAGGAGCTGCTGCGCGAGGTCGAGGAGCTGGGCTACCAGTACCCCAGCCCCATCCAGGCCCAGTCGATCGCGCCGCTGGTCGAGGGCCGTGACCTGCTCGGCCAGGCCGCCACCGGCACCGGCAAGACCGCGGCGTTCGCGCTCCCGATGCTGGAGCGCCTCGCCGAGCAGCGGTCCGAGCAGGGCCGCGGGGACGCGCCGTTCGGGCTCGTCCTCACCCCCACCCGTGAGCTCGCCCTGCAGGTGGCCGAGGCCGTCACCCGGTACGGGCGCGGCCTCCGCGCGCGCGTCGTCACCGTGTACGGCGGCGCTCCCGCCGGCCCGCAGTGGAAGGCACTGCAGCAGGGTGTCGACGTCGTCGTGGCCACCCCCGGCCGCGCGATCGACCTGATGAACCGCGGCGCCCTGCGCCTGGACGAGCTCGAGACCGTCGTGCTCGACGAGGCCGACGAGATGCTCGACATGGGCTTCGTCGAGGACATCGAGACGCTGCTCGACGCCACGCCGGACACCCGGCAGGCCGTCCTGTTCTCGGCCACCATGCCGCGGCGCATCGAGACGCTCGCCCAGAAGTACCTGCGGGAGCCGGTCACCGTCCGGATCCGCCGGGAGGCGGTGCCCGAGGGCGAGGCCCCCAAGGTCCGCCAGACGGCCTACCTGGTGCCCCGCACCCACACCACCGCCGCGCTCGGACGCGTGCTCGAGGCGGAGCGGCCGACGGCCGCGATCGTGTTCTGCCGCACCCGGCTCGACGTCGACGCCGTCACCGAGACGCTCACCGCCCGCGGCCTGCGCGCCGAGGCGCTGCACGGCGGCATGGACCAGGAGCACCGCACCCGCGTGGTCGAGCGCCTGCGCAGCGGGCGCACCGAGCTGCTCGTCGCCACCGACGTGGCGGCCCGCGGCTTGGACATCGACCTGCTCACGCACGTGGTCAACCACGACGTGCCGCAGTCGTCGGAGGCGTACGTGCACCGGATCGGCCGGGTCGGCCGCGCCGGGCGCGAGGGCGTGGCGATCACGCTCGTGCCGCCGTCGAAGGTGCACGCGATGCGCGCCGTCGAGCGGCTCACCGGGCAGCCGATCGAGTTCGCCCCCGTGCCCACGGCCGCCGACCTGCGGGCCGCCCGGCTGGAGCGCACCGCGGCCGCGCTGCGCGAGCGGCTCGTGGACGACCTGCGCGACGAGGAGTCCGGCGACGGTGTCCGCGAGATGCTGGCCGGGCTCGCAGGCGAGTTCGACCCGGTCGACGTCGCCGCGGCGGCGGTCCGGCTGCTGCAGGCGGCCACCGGCGCCCCCGACGACGCCGAGGACATCCCGGTCGTCACGCCCCGTTCCGGTGAGCGCCGCGAGCCCCGCGGTCGCGGCGGCGCCGCAGGCACCCGCCCGCCGAAGGCAGGCACGACGCGCCTGTTCGTCAACGCGGGTCGGTCGAACGGCGTGCGGCCGCAGGACATCGTGGGGGCACTGGCCAACGAGTCGAGCCTGTCCGGGCGCGACATCGGCGCGATCCAGATCCACGAGCGGCACGCGCTGGTGGAGATCCCCGAGCACGCCGCCGACGACGTGCTGCGCAGCCTCCGGGGTGGCACCACCCTGAAGGGGCGGCGCACGAACATCCGCCGGGACCGTGGTTTCGCCACGGCGGGGGGTCGCGGGCGCCGCGACTGA
- a CDS encoding shikimate dehydrogenase: MRAAVLGSPVAHSLSPVLHSAAYGALGLDGWHYDAHECDETGLAGFVDELGPEWAGLSLTMPLKRVALDVARDVSPLAAAVGAANTLVLTDGRRYAENTDVAGVVETLRGAPPGGRAVVLGAGGTAQATLAALRELGIADITVLVRSTARAGELQAAADRLGVAPEITDGLLDPTRARAALADADVVVSTLPRGAADGLTGVRPGAVVLDVVYAPWPTAFAAAADASGARVLSGLEMLLHQAVAQVELMTGLAPPVDVMRDALDAAVAARA, from the coding sequence ATGCGCGCCGCAGTGCTGGGGAGTCCCGTTGCCCACTCGCTGTCGCCGGTGCTGCACTCGGCGGCGTACGGGGCGCTCGGGCTCGACGGGTGGCACTACGACGCACACGAGTGCGATGAGACCGGCCTCGCCGGTTTCGTCGACGAACTCGGCCCCGAGTGGGCCGGCCTGTCGCTCACGATGCCGTTGAAGCGGGTGGCCCTGGACGTCGCCCGGGACGTCTCCCCGCTCGCGGCGGCCGTCGGCGCGGCCAACACGCTCGTGCTCACCGACGGCCGCCGGTACGCCGAGAACACCGACGTCGCGGGCGTCGTCGAGACCCTGCGCGGCGCCCCGCCCGGCGGGCGCGCGGTCGTGCTCGGCGCGGGCGGCACCGCGCAGGCCACCCTTGCCGCGCTGCGCGAGCTCGGCATCGCCGACATCACCGTGCTCGTGCGCTCCACGGCGCGGGCCGGCGAGCTGCAGGCCGCCGCCGACCGGCTCGGCGTCGCCCCGGAGATCACCGACGGCCTGCTCGACCCCACCCGCGCGCGGGCCGCGCTCGCTGACGCCGACGTGGTGGTCTCCACGCTCCCCCGCGGCGCCGCCGACGGCCTCACCGGCGTGCGGCCGGGCGCCGTGGTGCTCGACGTGGTCTACGCGCCGTGGCCCACCGCGTTCGCGGCGGCCGCAGACGCCTCGGGAGCGCGCGTCCTCAGCGGGCTGGAGATGCTGCTGCACCAGGCGGTGGCACAGGTGGAGCTGATGACCGGCCTCGCCCCGCCGGTCGACGTCATGCGCGACGCGCTCGACGCGGCGGTCGCGGCGCGCGCCTGA
- a CDS encoding TIGR03557 family F420-dependent LLM class oxidoreductase, whose protein sequence is MASIGYFLSCEQFGPKELIDQARRAEAAGFEKLWISDHFHPWNDEQGHSPFVWGVIGALSQATSLPVTTAVTCPTFRIHPAIIAQAAATAAAQLDGRFVLGVGSGEALNEHVLGDQWPSVGVRLEMLEEAIEVIRKLHEGEEISFHGTYYEVQDARIYTLPAEPVPIYVSGFGPQATELAGRIGDGYVTTSPDADLIRVFKEAGGEGKPVQAGTKVCWDRDAERAVDIAHRTWGNQGLPGQLSQTLPRPRDFMDAQTLVTRESTANAVACGDDVDAQLAQIREYIDAGVDEVYVSQMGHDMEGFFTAWEKDVLPALRQEERAEEPRP, encoded by the coding sequence ATGGCGAGCATCGGCTACTTCCTGTCCTGCGAGCAGTTCGGCCCGAAGGAGCTCATCGATCAGGCCAGGCGCGCGGAAGCCGCCGGCTTCGAGAAGCTCTGGATCTCCGACCACTTCCACCCCTGGAACGACGAGCAGGGGCACAGCCCGTTCGTGTGGGGTGTGATCGGCGCGCTCTCGCAGGCGACGTCGCTACCGGTGACGACCGCGGTGACCTGCCCGACGTTCCGCATCCACCCGGCGATCATCGCCCAGGCCGCCGCGACAGCGGCCGCGCAGCTCGACGGGCGGTTCGTGCTGGGCGTCGGCAGCGGCGAGGCCCTGAACGAGCACGTGCTGGGCGACCAGTGGCCCTCGGTCGGCGTCCGGCTGGAGATGCTGGAGGAGGCGATCGAGGTCATCCGGAAGCTGCACGAGGGCGAGGAGATCAGCTTCCACGGCACGTACTACGAGGTGCAGGACGCGCGGATCTACACGCTGCCCGCGGAGCCCGTGCCGATCTACGTGTCCGGGTTCGGCCCGCAGGCCACCGAGCTGGCCGGCCGGATCGGCGACGGCTACGTCACGACCTCGCCGGACGCCGACCTGATCCGGGTCTTCAAGGAGGCGGGCGGCGAGGGCAAGCCGGTGCAGGCGGGCACGAAGGTGTGCTGGGACCGCGACGCCGAGCGCGCCGTCGACATCGCCCACCGCACCTGGGGCAACCAGGGCCTGCCCGGCCAGCTCTCCCAGACGCTGCCCCGCCCGCGCGACTTCATGGACGCGCAGACGCTCGTCACGCGCGAGTCGACGGCGAACGCGGTGGCCTGCGGGGACGACGTGGACGCGCAGCTCGCGCAGATCCGCGAGTACATCGATGCCGGCGTCGACGAGGTGTACGTCTCCCAGATGGGTCACGACATGGAGGGCTTCTTCACGGCATGGGAGAAGGACGTGCTCCCGGCGCTGCGGCAGGAGGAGCGTGCTGAAGAACCGCGGCCGTAG
- a CDS encoding MFS transporter yields the protein MADAGTGQEQVVEGAVRRAMWRLLPFLGLCYLLNYLDRVNVGFAALTMNADLGLSAAAYGLGAGLFFIGYFFFEVPSNVILHKVGARLWIARIMVTWGIIASSTAFVQGEVSFYIVRFLLGVAEAGFFPGIILYLTYWFPRVQRAKVVALFFLAVPISSVVGSPISTLLIQYGDGAWGFDAGWRFMFFVEGLPSILVGFLVLLLLPDRPRKARWLSPDERDALEKKIADEDAAHVPHTTGLREGLRDSRVVGLSLVYFGIVFGNYTLAFFLPQVVSDLQETFAIEFSIAQIGLITAIPYAITCVVMIFNARHSDRTGERRWHVAVPAFIGAVGVASALFMDSPYLVIAAMTLCAAGVNSAIPVFWQLPSTFLTGVGAAAGIAMINSFGNIGGFAGPYMTGWLRDLTGNNEAGMFVVAGFMVMAGIVVMVVGRRHEREDVRAVPSAVAGEH from the coding sequence ATGGCCGACGCGGGGACCGGGCAGGAGCAGGTGGTGGAGGGCGCGGTGCGCCGCGCGATGTGGCGGCTCTTGCCGTTCCTCGGACTGTGTTATCTGCTGAACTACCTCGACCGCGTCAACGTCGGGTTCGCCGCGCTGACGATGAACGCGGACCTCGGGCTGTCGGCGGCGGCTTACGGCCTCGGCGCCGGCCTGTTCTTCATCGGCTACTTCTTCTTCGAGGTGCCGAGCAACGTCATCCTGCACAAGGTCGGCGCCCGGCTCTGGATCGCCCGGATCATGGTGACCTGGGGGATCATCGCCTCGAGCACCGCGTTCGTGCAGGGCGAGGTCAGCTTTTACATCGTGCGGTTCCTGCTGGGCGTCGCCGAGGCCGGTTTCTTCCCCGGGATCATCCTCTACCTCACCTACTGGTTCCCACGCGTACAGCGGGCCAAGGTGGTGGCGCTGTTCTTCCTGGCCGTGCCGATCTCGTCGGTGGTCGGCTCGCCCATCTCCACGCTGCTGATCCAGTACGGCGACGGTGCGTGGGGCTTCGACGCCGGCTGGCGGTTCATGTTCTTCGTCGAGGGCCTGCCTTCGATCCTCGTCGGCTTCCTGGTGCTCCTGCTGCTGCCGGACCGGCCGCGCAAGGCGCGCTGGCTGTCGCCCGACGAGCGGGACGCGCTGGAGAAGAAGATCGCCGACGAGGACGCGGCGCACGTGCCGCACACCACCGGGCTGCGGGAGGGCCTGCGCGACTCGCGCGTCGTGGGACTGTCGCTCGTCTACTTCGGGATCGTGTTCGGCAACTACACGCTGGCGTTCTTCCTGCCACAGGTCGTCTCGGACCTGCAGGAGACGTTCGCGATCGAGTTCTCGATCGCGCAGATCGGCCTGATCACCGCGATCCCGTACGCGATCACGTGCGTCGTGATGATCTTCAACGCCCGGCACTCGGACCGCACCGGCGAGCGGCGGTGGCACGTGGCGGTCCCGGCCTTCATCGGAGCGGTGGGCGTCGCGTCGGCGCTGTTCATGGACTCGCCCTACCTCGTGATCGCCGCGATGACGCTCTGCGCCGCGGGGGTCAACTCGGCGATCCCGGTGTTCTGGCAGCTGCCCAGCACGTTCCTCACGGGTGTGGGCGCGGCCGCGGGAATCGCGATGATCAACTCGTTCGGCAACATCGGTGGCTTCGCCGGGCCGTACATGACCGGGTGGCTGCGCGACCTCACGGGCAACAACGAGGCGGGCATGTTCGTCGTCGCCGGGTTCATGGTGATGGCGGGGATCGTGGTCATGGTGGTCGGCCGGAGGCACGAGCGGGAGGACGTGCGGGCCGTACCCAGTGCCGTCGCCGGGGAGCACTGA